The genomic window AACCTCGGCGCGCTCGAGGGGGGCGACGGGGACGTGGCGATCAGCGGCGCCGGGAACGGCACCGTGCGCGTCCTCGGAACCGAAGTCTCCGGCACCAACGACTGGTACGACAGGAAGTACTGGGCCCCGATCAGCGTGACCTCGGTCCTGACCGTCGACGGGAGCCAGTCCCACCACACCTTCACCAACGACGAGACCGAGGATCCGGGCAGCCTCCACACGCTCACCAACCTCAACTCCTACGACACGCAGAACGCGACCTACTCGTACGACTGGACCCAGGAGGCAGGAGAAACCTCGACGCTCACGGTCGCCTCGACGCTCTGGTCCCGGTCGGGCCCGTGGGAGTACGCCAACACGCGGACCTACGGTGGCGAGACGTGGGAGGACTACCAGGCGGAGGCCTCGGCCTACGACGACGCGTACAACGAGGTCAACGCGAGTTCCGGTGACAACCCGTCGAACGTCCGCGTCCTGCTCGACGGCGACGACGTCCCGGGGGTCCACGCGGCTGGCGACCAGCAACGCAGCGCCGCGGAGATCCTCAACCAGGGTGCAGCCGACAGGGTGGACGACGACGGAACGCTCGACCTCGGGCCCAACGAGGCCGTGTTCCTCTTCGAACTGTCCGATCGGACGGCGACCTGGGCGGAGGCAGACGACGACCCGGGGGAGGACCCCGATTACAACGACGTCATCGCGATCGTCGAGTTCGAGACGCCCGACGGTGCCGTCCCCGTCGATATGGAGGTCACGGACGACGGCACCGGACTCGTGATCGGTTCGCCCTCGGTCACCGCCCCGTCGAACACGACGATATCGCCGGGGAGCATCACGAACAGTTCGAGTTCGGGGGCGCCGGACGTCTACGCCCCCGGGGCGAACGGAACGCTCCCCGGCGGCCCGACGCCGCCTGAGGACGTCGACGTCTCGGTCGACGTGGTTACGCTGGGTTGACCTCGAACTGTGCTAATCGTCACCAACCTATATGTGCGTGTGACGCTATCACACGGTCATGACGCTTCGCCGGCCCCTTGAGTTCGACCACGACGATCGCAAGTCGATCTACGAGTACGTCGAGGAACACGGCGCGGTCGATCCCGACGTAGCGCAGACCGACTGTCTGCCGCACGACGCCGGCGGGTTCCGGCACCACGTCGCGATCCTCCGGCGCAACGGCTACCTCGCGCGGACCGACGACGGCCACCTCGAGGTCGCCGTGGACTCCGACGAGACCGAGGAGGAGTACGACCGCGAGGACCTCTCCTTCCGGGTGCGGCCCGCACGCCAGGCCGACCTCACCGGGATCGTCGGTGCGATGCGCCAGGTCGTCGAGGACGGCAGGTACATCGTCGCGGAGTCGGTGGCCCAGGAGGTCGATCACGACCAGGCACTGCTCCGGCACAACGAGATCGAGTCACGGATGTTCTTCGTCGCGACCGTCGACGACGAGGTCGTCGGATGGGTCCACCTTCGCTCCCCGGAACTGGAGAAACTCGCTCACACGGCCGAGCTGACCCTCGGCGTCCTCGAGGAGTACCGCGGTAACGGTATCGGCAGCCACCTCCTCCAGCGCGGGCTGCAGTGGGCGGCGAGTCGCGGGTACGAGAAGGTGTACCAGTCGCTGCCGGCGACGAACGAGGAGGCGATCGCGTTCCTGGAGGAGCACGGCTGGGCGATCGAGGCGGTGCGGGAGGACCACTACGTCATCGACGGGGAGTACGTCGACGAGACGATGCTGGCGGTGGAGCTCTGAGAAGGGAGGAGTTGTGTCATCCTTGGCTCACACTCTTTTGTGAACCAGAACATACCATTGTAACCAGGGTACTCGAATTACTGCCGATATCTCCGCACCGCCTGGTGGCGCTGAAACCGCACTGACAGATACGACTACCCCCCGAGTGGATTGAAGCAATAAGATACCTGTGCTGGCTGAATGCTACACGTGGCTACCCACAAAGTAGAATCATCGGCCCGCACATTCCGGGATTCCCCTCGAGCTTGATCGGAATAAATTCGATTGCAGGGGGAATGATTTCTGCCATATGCGCCAGGCTGTCGTACATTGCCGGTTCCATGCACTTCAGTATCCATGAATTAAATACTTATATCTTTCTATATTTGAATGATAGTATTGTTTACTTTCCCGCCCCTCGTGTGAGTGAAAGTCGGGTGACTACTTGTCCGCAACTTGGCGACGGCTATTTCCTCCAGCGTTTCTACATGTACAACGTGCCCTTCCAAACGACGCACGTTCGCTGGCTACTGATCGCCGTGCTCGCGGTCGCTGCCATCGGATTGCTCGGTGGGGGCGTCGCGGCGAGTGACGCTGCCACGGGCGTCACGACAGCAGAAGCGACACAGGACGGCGAGGATCCGCTCGTGGCCTCCTGCGCCGCCGAGATGCCATCGGACTACGCCGACCCCGCGGGCGGCACGTCCGGGACGATCGGCTGGGTCGACGGCTACTGGTACGACGAACCGATCGACGTCACCGCGAGCGACGGGCTCTCAGAAGCCGAACTCGAGCGGCTGACTGCCCGAACGTCCGCCCGCGCCGAGGCGTTGCGCTGTCTTACTTTCGAGGAGGTCCCACCGGTCGAGGTCGTCTCCCGCGAGGAGTACGCGAACACGACCGGCGAACAGTTCGCGAACGTCTCCGCCGACGCCCGCCGGTTCGACAACGCCATGCTCTCGACGATGTTGCTCGTCGGGCAGACGAACGACTCCGTCGGCGTCCGCGAGGATTCCCGCTCTCAGACCGTCGCCGGCTACTACAGTATCGAGGACGATCGGATCGTCGTGATCGAGCAGGAGGGAACGGGCTCGGCCGTCGACGAGACCGTACTCGTCCACGAGGTCGGCCACGCGCTCCAGGATCAGCACTTCGACATCCAACGTCCGTCCAACGTGACGATGGACCGGGACAACGGCCTGCTCGGACTGATCGAGGGCGACGTCTCGTGGCTCGAGAACCAGTACCTCGACCGCTGCGAGGCCGGTCGCTGGGCCCAATCCTGCGTGACCCTCGAGTCCGCCGGCGGGAACGGTACCGGTGGCTCGGGCGGAGCGAGCGCCAGCGCGCCGCCGAACTGGGGGCTCTACCTCGAGCAGTTCCAGCCCTACAGCGACGGCCCGACGTTCGTCCGGTCGATCTATCGGGAGGGCGGCTGGGCGGCCGTGAACGAGACGTACGCCGACGTTCCCCGGAGCGCGCTCTACGTCATCTCGCCGGAGACGTACGGCGAGGTCGAACTCGTCGAGCCGGAAATCACGAACGACAGCCGGGGTGACTGGGAACGGCTGACGGTGCCTGGTGCACCGGCCGACGAGCGTCCCGGACCAGCAGGCATCGGCGGGATGGTGATCGCGCCCACGTACGAGACCAGCGGCGCCCGGAACGTCGTCTCCCCGATGGGGATCCTGAACTACGGCCCCGACGGGAACGTGTCCGACTTCGATCCCCTCAACTACGACCAGCCGCCCGTGGAGGGCTGGCGCGGCGGCCGGATGGCCGTCTTCGAGCGAGGCAACGGCACCGCGACCGTCTGGCGGACCGCCTGGACCGACGGCGAGGAGGCCCAGGAGTTCGCCGACGCCTACGAGCAGTTGCTGGCCATCCACGACGCCGCTGCGGTCGAGGGTCGCGAAGGCGTCTTCCGGTTCAACCAGTCGAGCGACCACTCGGGGGCCGTGGCGATCGTCGTCGAGGGCGACCAGGTACGGATCGTCACCGCGCCCTCCGTCGACGCGCTCGAGGACGTGTCGCCAGCACTCCGGAGCGGCGGGGGCGGTGGAAGCGGCGAGGGGCTCCCGGTCCCCGGGTTCGGGATCGCTGTGGCGCTACTGGCAGCGATCGCGAGCGCCGGGCTGCTCGTTCGCCGCCAGCGCTGAGGGCACCGTCGCTACTCCGCCGCGACGTCGCCGCCCCACGAAGCGAAAGGCAGTTGCCCGACACGGGCAGAGACGAACCATGCTGACCGTCGCGCTCGCGGGCAAGCCCAACGCCGGCAAGTCCACGTTTTTCGAGGCCGCGACCCGCGATCCCGTCGAGGCCGCCAACTACCCGTTCACCACGATCGATCCGAACCACGGCGTCGCCCACGTCCGGACGCGGTGTCCCTGCCTCGACCGCGAGGAGCGCTGTGGGAACGACACCTGCCGAGACGGCAAGCGGTACGTGCCGATCGAACTCCTCGACGTGGCGGGCCTCGTCCCCGGCGCTCACGAGGGCCGCGGGCTCGGCAACCAGTTCCTCGACGAACTGACCAACGCCGACGCGGTGATCGCGGTCGTCGACGCCGCGGGCGCGACGAACGCCGAGGGCGAACCCGTCGAGGTCGGGAGCTACGATCCGGTCGAGGAGGTGGACTTCGTCGAGTCCGAACTCGTCGAGTGGCTCGCGGACATCCTCGATCGCAACTGGGAGACGATCGAGCGCCGCTCCCGCTCGCCAGACTTCGACGTGGACGACGCGCTCGCGGACGTGCTGACCGGGTTCGGTGCGAGCGAGGCCGACGTCGCCGCCTGTCTCCGCGCGATCGAGTACCCCGACGACCCGAAGCACTGGGACGACGAGGATCGCCACGCCCTCGCCGAGCACCTCCGGCGGGAGACGAAGCCGATTCTCGTGGCCGCGAACAAGATGGACGTCGCGCCAGCCGAGCACCTGGAGCGACTGCTCGACCTCGATCGGCCGGTCGTGCCCACCACGGCGGAGGGTGAACTGGCCTTGCGCAGGGCCGCGGAGGCGGACCTGGTCGACTACGACCCCGGCGACGATGACTTCGAGATCGTCGGCGACGTCAGCGACGAGCAACGCGGCGCCCTGGAGGACCTGCAGGACACCGTCCGGACGTACGACGGCACCGGCGTCCAGGAGGCACTGAACGAGGCTATCTACGGCATGCTCGATCGGATCACGGCCTACCCCGTCGAGGACCAGAGCAAGTGGACTGACGCGACCGGGACGGTGTTGCCCGACGCGCACTTGCTCCGCCGCGGCGCCACGCCGCGGGACCTCGCCTTCGCGGTCCACTCCGACATCGGCGAGGGCTACCTGCACGCCGTGGACGCTCGCTCCAGTCGTGACGTCGGCGACGACAAGGAACTGGAGGAGGGCGACGTCGTCAAGATCGTCAGCACGGCCTGACGCGCCGGCAGCGGGCCCTCGGACGGTCGATCCGGCGCTCGACGCTCCGACGAACCCGTGGCTCCGGGAGTGGCCATTATGTGCGTCGCTCGCCTAGTGGTACGTGGTGACACACCATGAACAAGAACGTCGGCGGGCTCGACCGGTCCGGGCGCATCGTCGTCGGAATCATCGCCGTCGTGGCGGGCGTCGCGGCGTTCGCCGGCTCCCTCGCGGTCGGCGCAGTGATCGGGGCGGTCGCGCTCCTGGTGGGTGCGATCCTCCTCGTCACCGGAACGACACAGCGGTGCCCGATCAACCAGGCGGCGGGCATCGATACGACGAAGTGAGCAGCGGCGCCGTCCGTCGGTTCGGACGGTGACGGGGGAACTACCTACCCGACCGCCCGCTCGAACTCCTGGATCGCCTCGTCGCTGCCCGCCACGAGGACCTCGTCGCTCTCGACGACTTCGATCCCGGCGTCGGTCCGGACGCCGTCGCTGCGCACGACGCCGACGACGGTCCAGCCCCGGTCGCGCCGCTCCCGGAGTTCGCCGAGGGTCTCGCCGACGAACGCTGCGGACTCGACGCGGACGATCCGGAGCTGGCTGGCGAAGTCGACGACCCGCTCGCCGTACACCTCGTTGGCGACGAGGCGGGCGCAGACTCGCTGTACGGAGAGCACGTAGTCGGCGCCGGCGCGGAACGCTGGGGCGGTCTTTGCTGCGTCGGTGACCCGCGCCAGGATTTCGACGTCGGGCGCCAGCGAGCGGGCCATCGCGATTGTCAGGAGCGCGCTCGCGTCGTCGTCGACGGTGACGACGAGCGCGGAGGCGTCGTCGATTCCCGCTGCCTCGAGCGTCCCGGGCTCCGTGACGTCACCGACGACGTCGGGCTCGCGGGATTCATCTTCGTCGATCGTCGTCGCATTTGCCGTTGCTGGCAGGACCTCGACGGCGCTTCGGCCACCCTCACCCAGCCCTGCGACGACGATCCGCTCGTGGCGGGCCGCTTGCGGCGAACTGACGCCGCCGACCTCGCCGACGAGGGCGTCGATCTCGTCCTCGGGGCCGGCGACGACGAGAACGGCGTTCGGGGTCAGTCTCGCGTCGGGCGCCGGCGGCACCTGCAGGTGACCGTCGAACCAGCCGGCGACGAGGGTGAGCGACGGGTGCGCAGCGAGGGGCGACTCGCCGACGAGCACGCCGTGGAGCGGGCTGTCCCGGCGGACCAGGATCTCGCGAACGCCGACGCCGCTCGTTGCCGACGGGGCCTCACCACCGGCGTCTCGCTCGCCGCCGACGTCCTCGCTCAGGCGCTCGCCGCCTGGCCCTCCATCGATGGAGACTGGCGTCGTGGCCTTCTCCGCGAGGCGCCTGCCGATCAGGGCGTGCGGTGCGACGCTGCGATCAACGCCGACCTCCGCGAGTGCGGCCGTCCGCCGCGCCGACTCGGTGAAACTCACGACCCGGAGGTCCTCGTTCATCTCCAGCGCGGTCAGGACGACGCTCGCGGTCGCGTCCCCGGCGTCGGTGATGAGCAGGCTGGCCTTGCGGATCGTCGCGCGCTCGAGGTCCTTCGCGTCCTCTGGATCGCCGTTGATGGCCTGGTAGCCGTCGTCGGAGAGGCGCTTGGCTTCTTCCTCGTCGGACTCGATGAGGACGTAGTCGACGTCGAGCGTCTCGAGTTCGTCGAGGAGCACCCCGGTGTCACGCTTGTACTCCGCGACGACGACGTGATCGCGTTTGGGCGTGAGGCGGTCGTCGAGGTTGAGCGGCGTCTGTTCGAACAGCGGTATGACGAGCACGCGCAGGGTCGCGAGCCCGATGAGCACGCCCGAGAACTGCATCGCCACCATATAGAGGTTCATCCACGGGCTGTCCCAGGGCGAGTCCGCCCCGTACCCCGTCGTCGTCATCGTCTCGACGACGATCTGCAGGGAGTGGAAGATCGACCGCGGGCGGTCCTCGAGCGTGCGCATCCCGAGGTAGTAGAAGACGGTGTAGAAGAGCACGACCGACCCGATCGCGATCGCGAGCAGACCCACCAGTCGCTGGCGCTTGGTGAGGTTGCGAGGCGTCAGGTCGCCGAACTCCGTGAGCGATCGCATGCGCGGTGCCGCCATCCACTTGCTCCGCGATCGCCCTAAATGGTGGCCTACAAACCGCTACTCCAGCCGCCCAACGTCGGCCAGTACCGCCGTCGCGGTCTCCGGGCCGCCGGCACCGCGCCCGGAGATGTTCAGTCGACCGGCGTGCTCGGTGTCGATCTGGACGATGTTCCGGGTACCCGTGACCGCGAGCACGCCGTTCTCGGGGACGAGCCGGGGTCCGACGCGGACCGTGTCCCGGGTGGCCTCGCCGATCAGGCGGACCGTCCGGCCCTCCTCCTTGGCGAGTTCGAGCGCGGAGCCGGGCACGTTCCGGATGCCCTCGACCTCGGCGTCGGACAGCGAGAACTCCGGCTCGCCGCCGGTGAGCACGTTCGCGAGGATGACGCACTTGAGTGCGGCGTCGGTGCCGTCGACGTCGAAGCTCGGGTCGGCCTCCGCGACCCCGAGATCCTGGGCCTCCGCGAGTACATGCTCGTAGCCCAGACCCTCCGCGGCCATCCGCGTCAGGACGAAGTTCGCCGTGCCGTTGAGTACGCCGCGGGCGGCCTCGACGGTCTCCGGGCCGTAGTCCTCGATCGTGGAGATCGCCGGGATCGCGCCCGCGACCGTCGCCTCGAAGCGAACGGTCCCCTCGCTTGCCGCTTCGAGGGCGCGAAGGTCCGCGTACCGTTCCGCGACCGGGCCCTTGTTCGCCAGGACGACGTCCCGATCCGCTTCGAGCGCGGCCTCGCAGTGACCGAAGCCGGGCTCGGCGTCGTCGAGCGTGGTTGGAGTGGCCTCCACGAGCGCATCGTAGTCGGCCGCGAGCGCGTCTTCGGGATCGGCGTCGCCGACGACCCCCTCGGAGTCCTTGCGCTCGAGGACGGCCGACGCGTCGAGCGCGTCGTCGCTGCCTGCACCGCCGCTGCCGCCGGCCACCGCTGCGCTCCGGGAGTCAGCGACGGCGACGACCTCGTGGCCGTACTCGCCGGCGAGTTCGACGACGGAGCGCCCGACTGCGCCGGCGCCGAGGACGGCGAGACGCATCAGGCGTCACCTCCGCTGTCCAGTTGCGGTTCGATCACGTGGAGTTCCTTCTCTGCGGCGACGTCGCGGACGGTTTCGAGCACGTCCTCGGTCCGGTCGGCGGACGTGGCGATCCGCAGCCGGGCGCTCGAGACGTCGTCGGTGCCCTCCGGCGCGGAGAGCGCGAGGTCGGTCACCGACGCGCCGGCGGCGGTCTGGATCCGGTCGAGCGTGTCCGAGAGGTCCGTGTCGATGACGTGCCCGACGAGCAGCAGGGTGAGTTCCTCGCCGTACTCCTCGCGACCGGCCTGGACGACGTTCATCCCGGCCTCGCGAAGCGCCTGGACGATCCGCTCGAACTGCTCGGGGTGGCACTCCAGGTCCACCTCGACGGGAATCTGTCCGCGCGGCGTAATGTTTCCCCGCTCGTGGAAGATCGAGAGGAGGTTCCCGCCGTTGTCGGCGATCGGCTGGAGCGCGTTGAGGAGTTCGCCCGGTTCGTCCGCGAGTTCCAGGCGCACTGTGTAGGCACCTGTCTGGCCCCCGTCGGGCGTGGCTTCCGGTTCGATCTGCTCGTCGGTCATCGCGCCACCTCCGAGGGGCCTCGTCGTGCCATCTCGCATGCGACTGTGCCGCCAGCCTGCTTAAGGATTGATACTCCACCTTTTTCTCGTCGCGGGTCGCGAAACGACCCGCTCCTCGAAAAACGTGGTCTTGCCGAACGAAGTGAGGCAAGGCTCGTCAGAGCGGAGTTATGACGGTGGCGAAAAGCCGCCTGTGCCCTCCGCCACCGCACGCCGGACGCTTCCCGCTCTGGCGGTGGGTGCGCTCGCATTCACTCCTTGGGCCATCATCCCCGCGAAACGAACGGCCAAATGACCGCCAGCCGAGCACGTATCCGGCTGGAACGGTACGCAAACGCCATGAGCGAGAAGGAGAAGATGATCGCGGGGGAGCTGTACGATCCGACGGACCCGGAGCTCCGCGAGGACCACGAGCGCGCCCAGGAACTCACTCGGGCGTTCAACGACACCGAGCCTGACCAACACGATCGCCGCGAGGCGCTCCTCCGCGACCTCCTCGGTACCGTCGGCGACAGCGTCTACGTCACGCCGCCGTTTCGCTGCGACTACGGCTACAATATCCACGTCGGCGATCGATTCTACGCGAACTTCGACTGCGTCTTCCTCGACGTCTGTCCCATCGAGATCGGCGAGGAGTGCATGCTCGGGCCGAGCGTCCACGTCTACACTGCGACGCATCCACTCGACGCCGAGGAGCGGACCTCCGGCGTCGAGTACGGCAAGCCGGTGGAGATCGGGGACCAGGTCTGGATCGGCGGGCAGGCGGTGATCAACCCCGGCGTCACGATCGGCGATCGGGCAGTGATCGCCTCGGGCGCGGTCGTCACGGAGGACGTCCCCGCCGACGTGGTGGTGCAGGGGAACCCCGCCGAAGTCGTGCGGGAGATCGAGTGAGTGGATCGCCGACCGCCGTCGCGTCGCCGCGTGCTACTGACAGTAAGGGCCTTCCTCACAGCGGATCGTGAGTTCGAAGCTGTCGACGGCCGATGCCTCGGACTGCATCTGTGGAATGATCTCGACCTTCCCGGGGTTGCCGTCGTAGAACCCGTCGCGGTTGGCGGCGGCAGTGCCCATCGTCTCGATTTCGGACCCCGAGGAGTCGTAGAGCGTGACGTCGTACCCGAAGTCGAGGACGCTCGTGTCCTCACCGCCGGTGTTCCGGAGGGTCACCATGATCGAGTACCGGCCGCCGCTGGACTCTGCGGTCGCATCCGTCACCTCGATGCCGTCGACCTCGTTCTGGACGTTGTCCGGTCCGCTCCCCGAGGAGCCGCCGCCTCCGCCACCACCGAGGATGCCCGAACAGCCGGCCAGTCCGGCGACGGCGACGGTTCCGGCGGCGCCGAGCAGTCGGCGTCGGGAGACGTCGGTCGCTCGACGGTCGGTGCCGTCGTCGTCATCTGCGTCGGTCGATGCGCCAGCGTGATCGCGAGCCTTCGGTCGATCGCGGTTCATTGCCTCGACCGAATCGAGACGGGGATCGGGAATCAAACCGCTCGCTAGGTACTTGGGGTCGACGGACAGCGGCCGTAACTGACCGACAGTAAGCAAGCGAGCTTACTCCGGATCGATCGCGACGCTCGCCAGCCGATCGCCGGCGTTCACCGTCGCTTCACGGGTCAGCGCGTAGAGCACGCCGGCCCGATCGGTCTCGACGAACTGGAGGGGCTCGTACGTCGTGGGGTGATAGACGCTCCCGAGCTGGAACCCCTCCGGAACGCGCTGTCCGAGTTCGACGTCGGCGGTGACGCGGAACAGTCCGGAGTGATCGGCCGTCACCCGGCCGAGGTGGTTACGGGCGATCGTCGGCTCCGCGCTCGTGATGCGCTGGCCGCGGAGGGCGTCGAGTTCCCGAAGCACGCCCAGTACGCCACGGACGCCGACCTCGATGGCGCTCTCGACGAGTTGCTTGTTGTGGGCGAGTTCGGGCGTGATCGCCGGGATCCCGGCGTCGGCGGCTGCGACCCGGAGCTTGCCGTCGAAACTGCGCTCGTGCCACTCGTCGCTGGCTGCCTCGCCCGCGGGCTCCGCCAGGAGCAACTCCGTCCCGAAGGCGATCGCGAGGTCCCGGGCGCGCTCGTCGCCGGCCGTGTAGACCGCGTGGGTCAGCATCTCCACGGAGCCGGTGTGGAGGTCGACGATCGCGTCCGCGTCGCCCGCGAACGCCCAGAGCCGGGCGGCCATCTGCTCGTGGATCGTGCCGTCAGCGTCGCCGGGCCAGACCCGGTTCATGTTCGGGTTGACGCCGTCGAGGGCTTCCGGCGTCGTGTAGGAGACGCGATCGAAGGTCAGGGGATTGGCGACGGGGACGACGATCACGCGCCCGAACAGCTCCTCGGGATCGAGCCGATCGTCGAGGCGGCGGCAGACCTCGGTGCCGTTGATTTCCTGGCCGTGCTGGGCGGCCTGGACGTAGACGGTGGGTCCATCGCCGGCGCCCTCGTAGGTGTGGACGGTCGTTGCGATCTCCGTGCCAGCGGGGAGCCGGGCCAGCGTGATGCGTTCGGCGTGGTGGCCGGCCATACCGTGCGCAAGGCGGTGCGCGTAATTAGGGGTTCTGCCCGTTTTCGCGGGCAGGCGGGGACTACGATCGGCAGGTGCTGCCTGCGCCCCGACGATGACCGCCCGGTCGGCCGTCCGTTCGCCGGCCTCAGTCCGCGTCCACCGTACAGCCGCCCTCGTAGGTCACGTCGGCGACGTCCCGAATCTCGGCGTCGGCGCTACAGACCGGACAGTCCGGTCTGGGCCGCAGGTCGACCGTCTCGGTGCCGGGGTTCCGGGCGTCGTAGTAGACGACCGCCTCCGTCAGCGGATCGCCGACGCCGAGGACGAGTTTGATCGCCTCCGTCGCCTGCATCGCGCCGATCGTGCCCGGGAGCACGCCGAGCACGCCCGCCGTCGCACAGTTCGGCACGGTTCCTTCAGGCGGCGCTTCGGGGAACAGGCAGCGATAGCACGGTCGGCCGCCGGCCGCGACTGTCGTGAGCTGTCCCTCGAAGCGGTAGACCGCGCCGTGGACGAACGGCGTCTCCGCGAGGACGCAGGCGTCGTTGACGAGGAACCGGGTCGGGAAGTTGTCGCTTGCGTCGAGGACCACGTCGTAGTCGCTGACCAGCGCCATCGCGTTCTCGGCGGTGAATCGGGTCTCGTGGCGATCGACCGTCACGTCGGGGTTCAGCGACGCCACCGCTTCCGCCGCGCTCTCGACCTTCGGCCGCCCGACGTCGGCCTCGCCGTGGAGGACCTGGCGCTGGAGGTTCGATCGCTCGACCACGTCGTCGTCGACGATGCCGAGCCGTCCGATCCCCGCCGCGGCGAGGTACTGGATCGCCGGACAGCCCAGGCCGCCGGCACCGACCACGAGCACCGAGGCATCGAGGAGGGCAGCCTGTCCCTCCGGCCCGACGTCGTCCATGACCACGTGCCGGGCGTAGCGCTCCAGTTGTTCCGGCCCGAGGTCGAGGTCGCTCATGCCCGGTGGGAGGGGCGGCACGGCAAAAAGCGGCCCGGGACTCCTTCCTGGCGGCGGATCCCCGACGTTTACCCGCCAGCGCCGCGATCGTCCGGCCGAACGATGGATCGCTCGCGAGCCGCGACGCAGGCGGTGTACGACGAGATCGCCGCCCACTTCGCCGAGACGCGGCGCTACCCCTGGCCGGAGGTCACCGAGTTTCTCGACGCCGCGCCACCCGGGGAGTTCGGTCTCGACGTCGGCTGCGGGAACGGCAGGCACCTCGCCCCGCTCGCCGATCGCGTCGAGCACACGATCGGCCTCGATCTGAGCACCGAACTGCTCGAGATCGCGCGCGAGCGGACCAACGTGGACGCCGACCTCGTCGCCGGCGACGCCGCCACGCTCCCCGTCCGGAGCGATTCGATCGCGGTGGCCGTCTCGATCGCGACGCTGCACCACCTCCCGACGCGGGACCTCCGAGTCCGCAGTCTCGACGAGATCGCCCGGGTCCTGACGCCCGACGGCCAGGCGCTCGTCTCGGCCTGGAGTGTCGCGGCCGACCGCTTCGACG from Salinarchaeum sp. Harcht-Bsk1 includes these protein-coding regions:
- a CDS encoding class I SAM-dependent methyltransferase — protein: MDRSRAATQAVYDEIAAHFAETRRYPWPEVTEFLDAAPPGEFGLDVGCGNGRHLAPLADRVEHTIGLDLSTELLEIARERTNVDADLVAGDAATLPVRSDSIAVAVSIATLHHLPTRDLRVRSLDEIARVLTPDGQALVSAWSVAADRFDADAGFDAEIPWELPDGETVDRYYHVYDPDEFEADLAASDVRVLDVEVSSGNCYATVAKPE
- a CDS encoding molybdopterin-synthase adenylyltransferase MoeB codes for the protein MSDLDLGPEQLERYARHVVMDDVGPEGQAALLDASVLVVGAGGLGCPAIQYLAAAGIGRLGIVDDDVVERSNLQRQVLHGEADVGRPKVESAAEAVASLNPDVTVDRHETRFTAENAMALVSDYDVVLDASDNFPTRFLVNDACVLAETPFVHGAVYRFEGQLTTVAAGGRPCYRCLFPEAPPEGTVPNCATAGVLGVLPGTIGAMQATEAIKLVLGVGDPLTEAVVYYDARNPGTETVDLRPRPDCPVCSADAEIRDVADVTYEGGCTVDAD
- a CDS encoding succinylglutamate desuccinylase/aspartoacylase family protein, which gives rise to MAGHHAERITLARLPAGTEIATTVHTYEGAGDGPTVYVQAAQHGQEINGTEVCRRLDDRLDPEELFGRVIVVPVANPLTFDRVSYTTPEALDGVNPNMNRVWPGDADGTIHEQMAARLWAFAGDADAIVDLHTGSVEMLTHAVYTAGDERARDLAIAFGTELLLAEPAGEAASDEWHERSFDGKLRVAAADAGIPAITPELAHNKQLVESAIEVGVRGVLGVLRELDALRGQRITSAEPTIARNHLGRVTADHSGLFRVTADVELGQRVPEGFQLGSVYHPTTYEPLQFVETDRAGVLYALTREATVNAGDRLASVAIDPE